A single Symbiobacterium thermophilum IAM 14863 DNA region contains:
- the rplL gene encoding 50S ribosomal protein L7/L12 codes for MSKAAEVIEIIKGMTALELKELKELFEETFGVTAAAPVAVAAAPAAGAAAAAPAAEEKTEFDVILKNPGANKIAVIKVVRELTGLGLKEAKDLVDGAPKPVKEKVSKADADAAAEKLKEAGAEVEVK; via the coding sequence ATGTCCAAGGCTGCAGAGGTTATCGAGATCATTAAGGGCATGACCGCCCTCGAGCTCAAGGAACTGAAGGAACTGTTCGAGGAGACCTTCGGCGTGACCGCCGCCGCCCCGGTGGCCGTCGCCGCTGCCCCCGCCGCGGGCGCCGCCGCTGCTGCTCCGGCCGCGGAGGAGAAGACCGAGTTCGACGTCATCCTGAAGAACCCCGGCGCCAACAAGATCGCGGTCATCAAGGTCGTCCGCGAGCTGACCGGCCTGGGCCTGAAGGAGGCCAAGGACCTGGTCGACGGCGCTCCCAAGCCCGTCAAGGAGAAGGTCTCCAAGGCCGATGCCGACGCCGCCGCCGAGAAGCTCAAGGAGGCCGGCGCCGAGGTCGAGGTCAAGTAA
- the rplJ gene encoding 50S ribosomal protein L10 gives MRTIRPEKQQAVAELKEALQNAKSVVLADNLGLTVAQVTQLRRELRQAGVELKVAKNTLIGIAARELGIEGLEPYLHGTTTLAFSYEDEAAGAKKIREFFAKEREPKFVMKAGILEGKVIDADGVKALADLPNRETLLAQVLAGIQAPLQGVAGAINGLLASFAYALDARIRQLEGAEA, from the coding sequence GTGCGCACGATCCGTCCCGAGAAGCAGCAGGCGGTGGCCGAGCTGAAGGAGGCCCTGCAGAACGCCAAGAGCGTCGTGCTGGCCGATAACCTCGGGCTGACCGTCGCCCAGGTGACGCAACTGCGCCGGGAACTCCGGCAGGCCGGTGTCGAGCTGAAGGTGGCCAAGAACACCCTGATCGGCATCGCTGCCCGGGAGCTGGGCATCGAAGGGCTCGAGCCGTACCTGCACGGCACCACGACCCTGGCGTTCTCCTATGAGGACGAGGCCGCGGGCGCCAAGAAGATCCGCGAGTTCTTCGCGAAGGAACGGGAGCCCAAGTTCGTGATGAAGGCCGGCATCCTCGAGGGGAAGGTCATCGACGCGGACGGGGTGAAGGCGCTGGCCGACCTGCCCAACCGCGAGACCCTGCTCGCCCAGGTGCTGGCCGGCATCCAGGCGCCCCTGCAGGGCGTCGCCGGCGCCATCAACGGCCTGCTGGCCAGCTTCGCCTATGCGCTGGATGCGCGCATCCGCCAGCTGGAGGGTGCCGAGGCCTAG
- the rplA gene encoding 50S ribosomal protein L1 has protein sequence MPKHGKKYRSAAALVDRNKLYDPMEALELVKKTATANFDETIEVAYRLGVDVRHADQQIRGAVVLPGGTGKEVKVLVFAKGEKAKEAEAAGADYVGAEDLVAKIQEGWLDFDVAVATPDMMSLVGRLGRILGPRGLMPNPKTGTVTFDVANAIQEIKAGKVEYRTDKAGIVAAPIGKASFDVERLAANFRALTEALLRAKPAAAKGQYMKSVTISATMGPGIKVNPARLTATAEK, from the coding sequence ATGCCGAAGCATGGCAAGAAGTACCGGAGTGCGGCGGCGCTGGTCGACCGCAATAAGCTGTACGATCCCATGGAGGCCCTGGAGCTGGTGAAGAAGACCGCCACGGCCAACTTCGATGAGACGATCGAGGTCGCCTATCGCCTGGGCGTCGACGTCCGCCATGCGGACCAGCAGATCCGCGGCGCCGTCGTGCTGCCTGGTGGCACGGGCAAGGAAGTGAAGGTGCTCGTGTTTGCCAAGGGCGAGAAGGCGAAGGAAGCCGAAGCCGCCGGCGCGGACTACGTCGGTGCCGAGGACCTGGTGGCCAAGATCCAGGAGGGCTGGCTGGACTTCGACGTCGCTGTGGCCACCCCGGACATGATGAGCCTGGTCGGCCGGCTGGGCCGCATCCTCGGTCCCCGCGGCCTCATGCCCAACCCCAAGACCGGCACCGTCACCTTCGACGTGGCCAACGCTATCCAGGAGATCAAGGCCGGTAAGGTGGAGTACCGGACCGACAAGGCCGGCATCGTCGCGGCGCCCATCGGCAAGGCCTCTTTCGACGTGGAGCGGCTGGCGGCGAACTTCCGGGCCCTCACGGAGGCCCTGCTCCGGGCGAAGCCCGCGGCGGCGAAGGGCCAGTACATGAAGTCGGTCACCATCTCGGCGACGATGGGCCCCGGCATCAAGGTCAACCCGGCCCGCCTGACCGCCACGGCGGAGAAGTAG
- the rplK gene encoding 50S ribosomal protein L11: MAKKVTAVIKLALPAGKATPAPPVGPALGAHGVNIMAFCKEYNERTKDQVGLVIPVEITVYEDRSFTFILKTPPTAVLIKKALGIETASGVPNKQKVGKLTDAQVEEIAKIKMPDLNANDLEAAKRMVRGTARSMGVDVE, encoded by the coding sequence GTGGCGAAGAAGGTCACAGCGGTGATCAAGCTGGCGCTGCCAGCGGGGAAAGCGACCCCGGCGCCGCCCGTCGGTCCGGCCCTGGGCGCGCACGGCGTCAACATCATGGCGTTCTGCAAGGAGTACAACGAGCGGACCAAGGACCAGGTCGGCCTCGTCATCCCGGTGGAGATCACCGTGTACGAGGACCGTTCCTTCACCTTCATCCTGAAGACCCCGCCCACCGCCGTTCTGATCAAGAAGGCGCTAGGCATTGAGACCGCCTCCGGCGTGCCGAACAAGCAGAAGGTCGGCAAGCTGACCGACGCCCAGGTCGAGGAGATCGCCAAGATCAAGATGCCCGACCTGAACGCCAACGATCTGGAGGCCGCCAAGCGCATGGTGCGCGGTACCGCCCGGTCCATGGGCGTGGATGTCGAGTAG
- the nusG gene encoding transcription termination/antitermination protein NusG, giving the protein MAEKHWYVVHTYSGYENKVKTNLEKRVESMEMQEKIFRVLVPMEDEIEIKDGKQKKVKRKVFPGYVLVEMVMSDDSWYVVRNTPGVTGFVGSGNKPIPLTPEEVEAILGRHGEDKPAHVVVDFEVDQPVRVIAGPFKDHTGVIKEIFPEKGKARVQVTMFGRETPVEVDFSQIEEI; this is encoded by the coding sequence ATGGCAGAGAAGCACTGGTATGTCGTCCACACCTACTCCGGGTATGAGAACAAGGTCAAGACCAACCTGGAGAAGCGTGTCGAGTCCATGGAGATGCAGGAGAAGATCTTCCGGGTCCTGGTCCCCATGGAGGACGAGATCGAGATCAAGGACGGCAAACAGAAGAAGGTCAAGCGGAAGGTCTTCCCAGGGTACGTGCTCGTGGAGATGGTCATGAGCGACGACTCCTGGTACGTCGTGCGCAACACCCCCGGCGTGACGGGGTTCGTCGGGTCCGGCAACAAGCCGATCCCCCTCACCCCCGAGGAGGTCGAGGCGATCCTCGGCCGGCACGGGGAGGACAAGCCTGCCCACGTGGTGGTCGATTTCGAGGTCGACCAGCCGGTGCGGGTGATCGCCGGTCCGTTCAAGGACCACACTGGCGTGATCAAGGAGATCTTCCCCGAGAAGGGCAAGGCGCGCGTCCAGGTCACGATGTTCGGCCGCGAGACCCCGGTGGAAGTGGACTTCAGCCAGATCGAGGAGATCTGA
- the secE gene encoding preprotein translocase subunit SecE, protein MERIKAFFEGIRTYLREVVGELRKVVWPSRERVIKATGIVVAMVALVAGFLYLWDLGIGALMELLLA, encoded by the coding sequence ATGGAACGCATCAAAGCCTTCTTTGAGGGGATTCGTACGTACCTGCGCGAGGTCGTCGGCGAACTCCGGAAGGTCGTCTGGCCGAGCCGTGAGCGCGTCATCAAGGCGACCGGCATCGTGGTGGCCATGGTCGCGCTGGTCGCCGGGTTTCTCTACCTCTGGGACCTGGGCATCGGGGCGCTGATGGAGCTGCTCCTCGCCTAG
- the rpmG gene encoding 50S ribosomal protein L33 has protein sequence MAKASARVIITMACTDCKNRNYSTYKNKKNDSGRLELRKFCPTCGHHTLHRETR, from the coding sequence GTGGCGAAGGCAAGCGCTCGGGTCATTATCACGATGGCCTGCACCGATTGTAAGAATCGGAACTACTCTACCTATAAGAATAAGAAGAACGACTCGGGGCGTCTCGAACTCCGGAAGTTCTGCCCGACCTGTGGGCACCACACCCTCCATCGCGAGACCCGCTAG
- the fdhD gene encoding formate dehydrogenase accessory sulfurtransferase FdhD, which yields MQPPHPMPCERQTALVVNGTELLRIQTTPVDLGDWALGFLYSEAIIDGPADLLAVRVDADTCVVEAAVAPSRALHAVRAAGRYRRPDPGQGVAFDAGAHAGELRPVTHGLVVSREQVAGWMRQLQAAAPLYAATGGMHAAAVVHVPTDTLLVREDIGRHNAADKAIGAWLRSGWPPEETVLLATGRISYEMCRKAARAGIGVAASLSAATDQAIDLAEALAIDLAGYAKSPDRLVIYTAGGRIR from the coding sequence GTGCAACCGCCCCATCCCATGCCCTGCGAGCGCCAGACGGCGCTCGTCGTCAACGGTACCGAGCTGCTGCGCATCCAGACCACCCCGGTGGACCTCGGGGACTGGGCCCTGGGCTTCCTCTACAGCGAGGCCATCATCGACGGGCCGGCTGACCTGCTTGCGGTCCGGGTGGACGCCGACACCTGCGTCGTGGAGGCCGCCGTCGCGCCGTCCCGCGCGCTCCATGCGGTCCGGGCGGCCGGGCGCTACCGGCGCCCCGACCCGGGACAGGGGGTCGCCTTCGACGCCGGGGCCCACGCCGGCGAGCTTCGGCCGGTTACCCACGGACTCGTCGTTTCCCGGGAACAGGTCGCCGGCTGGATGCGGCAGCTGCAGGCGGCAGCGCCGCTCTATGCAGCCACCGGCGGCATGCACGCGGCGGCCGTCGTGCACGTCCCCACGGACACGCTGCTCGTCCGGGAAGACATCGGGCGGCACAACGCCGCGGACAAGGCCATCGGCGCCTGGCTGCGGTCCGGCTGGCCCCCGGAGGAGACCGTGCTGCTGGCCACCGGCCGCATCTCCTATGAGATGTGCCGGAAGGCCGCCCGCGCCGGCATCGGCGTGGCGGCCTCGCTCTCTGCCGCCACCGACCAGGCCATCGACCTGGCGGAGGCGCTCGCCATCGACCTGGCCGGATACGCAAAGAGCCCCGACCGGTTGGTGATCTACACCGCCGGCGGGCGCATCCGCTGA
- a CDS encoding cache domain-containing protein: MQARPARRFRSRILILVAAASLVPAALLLGISLYLNGLVQRQMDREVDEALSLAINLEQALIDASLVRMRDRAVALAAHPAVVAALAGGGDPGPILDDFQRALPGADLIAVVGPDGRVVARAGAQASGERLSYGGLVDLVLSSAAPVHSPVVITAEELAGEPAGIQAQVRMPVIETPGSADPRTGQVLDEALALVGAAPVRDEGGRVLGAVLVSDILNNDHAIVDEVLQRSTHGLRVDASIALDGIRVTTTVPAVGGGRRAVGTLYSDVVMERLRSGQEYRGRALVGGWQWQRTIYVPLRDPSGQVIAAPFVGIPEAAFAQLARTTSVSTGVALLFAVLSVAGPILVAHRFADRLRQRDEGLAGLAAEIQGASDALARDGRKAWTAADDARAAAEEALRATEQAGESTGAARGRMRELEVTLARVNAGTDEQTRTLRHAARIVALVSQAVQESRSSFNAVLEALRAVMAAAQQGRQDVLRAAGALELLRLEAEPAESGEGASRLDRLIDDLEQAGRAVAECDAALEEIVSRIDEATERLWALAAIMNESGARAGAVSQQMADLTQVAEETAERLRATTEATREVISAVEAVAGDISAGVGLVRRARTHVDAAAEAHRRLDQLAERIQELARQLAESATHPPQ, from the coding sequence TTGCAGGCCCGCCCGGCCCGCCGTTTCCGCAGCCGCATCCTGATCCTCGTCGCCGCCGCCTCGCTGGTGCCGGCCGCCCTGCTGCTGGGGATCAGCCTTTACCTCAACGGCCTGGTGCAGCGGCAGATGGACCGGGAGGTCGACGAGGCCCTGAGCCTTGCGATCAACCTGGAGCAGGCCCTGATCGACGCCAGCCTCGTGCGCATGCGCGACCGGGCCGTCGCCCTGGCAGCCCACCCCGCCGTGGTGGCCGCCCTGGCCGGCGGCGGGGATCCCGGCCCCATCCTCGACGACTTCCAGCGCGCGCTGCCCGGCGCGGACCTGATCGCGGTGGTCGGCCCCGACGGCCGGGTGGTCGCCCGCGCCGGGGCGCAGGCCTCCGGCGAGCGGCTCAGCTACGGCGGCCTGGTAGACCTGGTGCTCTCCTCGGCCGCGCCCGTCCACTCGCCGGTGGTGATCACCGCCGAGGAGCTGGCCGGGGAACCGGCAGGGATCCAGGCGCAGGTGCGCATGCCGGTCATCGAGACCCCGGGATCCGCGGATCCCCGCACCGGCCAGGTACTGGACGAGGCGCTCGCCCTGGTGGGGGCCGCGCCAGTGCGGGACGAGGGCGGCCGGGTGCTCGGGGCCGTCCTGGTCAGCGACATTCTCAACAACGACCATGCGATCGTGGACGAGGTTCTCCAGCGCTCGACCCACGGCCTCAGGGTGGACGCGTCCATCGCGCTGGACGGCATTCGGGTCACGACCACGGTGCCCGCCGTGGGCGGCGGCCGGCGCGCCGTGGGAACCCTGTACTCCGACGTGGTCATGGAGCGGCTCCGCTCCGGGCAGGAGTACCGGGGCAGGGCCCTGGTGGGCGGCTGGCAGTGGCAGCGCACGATCTACGTGCCCCTCAGGGATCCGTCCGGCCAGGTGATCGCCGCGCCCTTCGTCGGTATCCCCGAGGCCGCCTTCGCCCAGCTGGCGCGCACCACGTCCGTCTCCACCGGCGTGGCCCTGCTGTTCGCCGTCCTGTCCGTCGCCGGGCCGATCCTGGTCGCTCACCGGTTCGCCGACCGGCTTCGTCAGCGGGATGAGGGGCTGGCCGGCCTGGCGGCGGAGATCCAGGGCGCGAGCGACGCCCTCGCGCGGGACGGGCGGAAGGCGTGGACGGCCGCAGACGACGCGCGGGCCGCGGCGGAGGAGGCGCTGCGCGCCACGGAGCAGGCCGGCGAGTCCACCGGCGCGGCCCGGGGCCGCATGCGGGAGCTGGAGGTGACCCTGGCGCGGGTCAACGCCGGAACGGACGAGCAGACCCGCACGCTCCGCCATGCCGCCCGCATCGTTGCGCTGGTGAGCCAGGCCGTGCAGGAGTCCAGGTCCTCCTTCAACGCCGTGCTGGAGGCCCTGCGGGCCGTGATGGCCGCGGCCCAGCAGGGGCGGCAGGACGTGCTGCGCGCCGCGGGCGCCCTGGAGCTCCTGCGGCTGGAGGCTGAACCCGCCGAGTCCGGTGAAGGCGCGTCCCGCCTCGACCGGCTGATCGACGACCTGGAGCAGGCCGGGCGGGCGGTGGCCGAGTGCGATGCCGCCCTGGAGGAGATCGTGTCGCGCATCGACGAGGCCACCGAGCGGCTGTGGGCCCTGGCGGCGATCATGAACGAGAGCGGCGCCCGGGCGGGCGCGGTCAGCCAGCAGATGGCGGACCTGACGCAGGTGGCCGAGGAGACCGCGGAACGGCTGCGGGCCACCACCGAAGCCACCCGGGAAGTCATCAGCGCCGTGGAGGCGGTGGCCGGAGACATCAGCGCCGGCGTGGGCCTCGTGCGGCGCGCCAGAACCCACGTGGACGCGGCCGCGGAGGCCCATCGGCGGCTCGACCAGCTCGCCGAGCGCATCCAGGAGCTGGCCCGCCAGCTGGCTGAGTCGGCCACCCACCCCCCACAGTGA
- a CDS encoding response regulator, which produces MPIRVLIVDDHELLREGLKSLLSREEDMEVVGEAAGGREAVALCRSLRPDVVVLDARLPDVDGVEVCRQLQEEMPEVAVLMLTTFSDSDLVLGAVRAGARGYVVKDVLGMDLKRSIRAVARGEVAMDPKVVGYLMQQMRSPSADKEERIPLNRQQLAIIRLVAQGYTNREIAERMFLSEKTVKGYLAEAMRRMGVKNRVEAAMVASKNGWI; this is translated from the coding sequence ATGCCCATCCGTGTCCTGATCGTGGACGACCATGAGCTGCTGAGGGAGGGGCTGAAGTCGCTGCTCTCCCGGGAGGAGGACATGGAGGTGGTGGGGGAGGCCGCGGGGGGACGGGAGGCCGTCGCCCTCTGCCGGAGCCTGCGGCCGGACGTGGTGGTGCTGGACGCCCGGCTGCCCGATGTGGACGGGGTGGAGGTCTGCCGGCAACTGCAGGAGGAGATGCCCGAGGTGGCCGTGCTCATGCTGACCACCTTCAGCGACTCGGACCTGGTGCTGGGCGCGGTGCGGGCCGGCGCCAGGGGGTACGTGGTGAAGGACGTGCTCGGCATGGACCTGAAGCGATCGATCCGGGCGGTGGCGCGGGGCGAGGTGGCCATGGATCCCAAGGTGGTGGGCTACCTCATGCAGCAGATGCGTTCGCCGTCGGCGGACAAGGAGGAGCGCATCCCCCTCAACCGGCAGCAGCTGGCGATCATCCGCCTGGTGGCCCAGGGGTACACCAACCGGGAGATCGCGGAGCGCATGTTCCTGAGCGAGAAGACCGTGAAGGGCTACCTGGCGGAAGCCATGCGGCGCATGGGCGTGAAGAACCGGGTGGAGGCGGCGATGGTCGCGTCAAAAAACGGCTGGATCTGA
- a CDS encoding sensor histidine kinase: MQAEWVSRAVAALPAAGSEPELAAAVARAAAEALGWRAAGVRRAGRTEWLARFPEGAEVRGEVNLPLAGGLELAADGAGDAEGLALLGAVAGKLLEAAQERARLAQRAERAERRAREAVERYRSQTERLAALRGELSEAQQRQLLLSERNRIAQDLHDRAAQTAYLVALKLDWLLGDLPPADPLREELERLRGLAAEAAAQTREAIFALRAPELSEGGLHGGLRRLLREAERDGFTTRLTVAGRPRALPAEVEDALFKVGQEALTNARKHSGGSAVMVALRYEPAAVTLVVQDNGAGIKNRTDIEKPGRFGVRGMRERVARLGGRLELVDGDEGGLLVRASVPLKGVDTHAHPCPDRGRP, encoded by the coding sequence GTGCAGGCGGAGTGGGTGTCCCGGGCGGTGGCGGCCCTTCCGGCCGCGGGTTCGGAGCCGGAGCTGGCTGCCGCCGTGGCCCGGGCAGCCGCGGAGGCGCTGGGCTGGCGCGCCGCGGGGGTGCGGCGCGCCGGCCGGACGGAGTGGCTGGCCCGGTTTCCCGAAGGCGCCGAGGTGCGCGGCGAAGTCAACCTGCCCCTCGCCGGGGGGCTGGAGCTGGCCGCGGACGGAGCCGGGGACGCGGAGGGGCTGGCGCTCCTGGGCGCGGTGGCCGGCAAGCTGCTGGAGGCGGCGCAGGAGCGGGCGCGCCTCGCCCAGCGGGCCGAGCGGGCGGAGCGGCGGGCGCGGGAGGCCGTGGAGCGGTACCGCAGCCAGACCGAGCGGCTGGCCGCGCTGCGGGGTGAGCTCAGCGAGGCGCAGCAGCGCCAGCTACTCCTGAGCGAGCGGAACCGGATCGCCCAGGACCTGCACGACCGGGCCGCCCAGACCGCCTACCTGGTGGCGCTGAAGCTGGACTGGCTGCTCGGCGACCTGCCGCCTGCCGACCCGCTGCGGGAGGAGCTGGAGCGGCTCCGGGGGCTGGCAGCGGAGGCGGCGGCGCAGACCCGGGAGGCGATCTTCGCCCTGCGGGCCCCGGAGCTCAGCGAGGGCGGGCTGCACGGCGGGCTGCGCCGGCTCCTGCGGGAGGCGGAGCGCGACGGGTTCACCACGCGCCTCACCGTCGCAGGCAGGCCCCGGGCCCTGCCGGCCGAGGTGGAGGACGCCCTCTTCAAGGTGGGCCAGGAGGCCCTGACCAACGCCCGCAAGCACAGCGGGGGCAGCGCCGTCATGGTGGCGCTCCGCTACGAGCCGGCAGCGGTGACCCTGGTCGTGCAGGATAATGGCGCGGGGATAAAGAATCGCACTGATATTGAGAAACCAGGAAGGTTTGGTGTTAGAGGTATGCGTGAGCGGGTGGCCCGGCTGGGGGGACGGCTGGAGCTGGTGGACGGCGACGAGGGCGGTCTCCTGGTCAGGGCCTCGGTGCCGCTGAAGGGGGTGGACACGCATGCCCATCCGTGTCCTGATCGTGGACGACCATGA
- a CDS encoding formate dehydrogenase accessory sulfurtransferase FdhD: MDAIAAMVTTRTAVQAPVERRTALFVNGQAWLTAQTTPHDLADWAVGRLCGEGLIAGPEEIAHLAVDEAGPCVHAVLPRVRTPAPPAPVAPGPRVAEAQLLRWMQEMLAQAPLYRATGGMHVAMAVRADSGEQIVREDIGRHQAVDKVLGAARLAGWPPAQVVVLTSGRISAEMCARVARFGAPVCASRTAATDEAWALATRLGMDLVGYVRTAASLIVYTTGNRVARRIEP; this comes from the coding sequence GTGGACGCCATCGCCGCCATGGTCACCACGCGCACCGCGGTCCAGGCCCCGGTCGAGCGGCGTACGGCGCTGTTCGTCAACGGACAGGCCTGGCTCACGGCCCAGACCACGCCGCATGACCTCGCCGACTGGGCGGTGGGCCGGCTCTGCGGCGAGGGGCTGATCGCCGGGCCTGAGGAGATCGCGCACCTCGCCGTGGACGAGGCGGGGCCGTGCGTGCACGCCGTGCTGCCGCGCGTGCGCACACCGGCACCACCGGCACCCGTCGCCCCGGGCCCGCGGGTCGCCGAGGCGCAGCTCCTCCGCTGGATGCAGGAGATGCTGGCCCAGGCGCCCCTCTACCGGGCCACCGGCGGCATGCACGTGGCCATGGCCGTGCGGGCCGACAGCGGCGAGCAGATCGTCCGCGAGGACATCGGCCGGCATCAGGCCGTGGACAAGGTGCTGGGCGCGGCCCGGCTGGCCGGCTGGCCGCCGGCACAGGTGGTGGTGCTCACCTCCGGGCGCATCTCCGCCGAGATGTGCGCCCGGGTGGCGCGGTTCGGCGCGCCGGTCTGCGCCTCCCGCACCGCCGCCACCGATGAGGCCTGGGCCCTGGCCACCCGGCTGGGCATGGACCTCGTGGGGTACGTAAGGACAGCGGCCAGTCTCATTGTGTACACAACCGGCAATCGAGTGGCAAGGAGGATCGAGCCATGA